Below is a genomic region from Triticum dicoccoides isolate Atlit2015 ecotype Zavitan chromosome 5A, WEW_v2.0, whole genome shotgun sequence.
TAGTGGATCAAGTCAGTATATCTAATGACTATAGTAATTTTAAACTTTTAATGATGTAAAAACGGACATATTGAGATAATTAAAAATAGTTGAGATAATTCTCTTAGGTATATAAGACTCCCATAAGATGCCAATAACAATTTGTTTTTTTAATTAGAAGTCTGCACACCATAAAAATGTTAGGGTATCTCTAACGCAGATCGGTAAATCTTTCCCAAATATCTGGACCGAAGAGTCCGGACACTTTTAACCATCCCATCAAATGTTTATGAACCAGGTCACGTGATCTGGATGTCTATTTCCATAAACTGGCACCAAATCAAGGGGAGGTTTTAAAAGTCCGGATGTCCCGACCCATTGTTAGTTGGACCACATCTCCCTATAGTCCGTTTGCCGCACtcatctttttttttcttctctcgacCTACTGGACCCAATGTCAGTCATAGCCCATTAGGATATGTACAATGATGTTATCTTAAAAGTGCCGTGTAGAATAAATATTGATGTGGAGGAGAAAGAAGTCACAATAAAAGACTTGTCTTCTTTTatttaaaagatgatttcttagcacaatactccctccgtccgcgaataagtgtacacctagcttttgttctaagtcaaagttttaaaattttgaccaactttatagaaaataatagtaacatatatgacatcaaattgatagATTATCAAAGTACATTTCAAAACGAATCTAGTGATACTAACTTGGTGTCATAAATGCTTTTACTTTTTTCAAGAAAGGtgatcaaagttttaaaactttgacttaagacaaaagctagatgtacacttattcatggacggagggagtatgtcttgTCATATTTTTAGAaatagctagttattgaagataaggctaagaataATTCATTGTGGACATTCTTTTATTGTCagatctaaattacatgcaagacttaagataaggttGTTTTGTCAACCATTGTAAATGCCTTTATCTGGATTTGATGACCACGGTTGGATAACTTGGACCAAACACATCCAGACGTGGCCGTGGACATTAGATGATTCAAAATAAATAGGCCATCCGCTTTGGAGTTGCCCTTGGCTGCCGACGATGCGAAACCGAACGCAGATGCTTATCGAAATGGATAACAACAGCAACGAATTAATGCGGTTTAATTAGCTGACCAGGACATGAAACCGCACATGGGAGGAGACTACAGCCCGCCCAGTCTACGGCTGACCAATCTAGCTCACGACCATGATGACGCGCTCGGAGCACATGAATTGCTTAACCTAATCACATCTTCCCACCGCGAGCTGCCCGAttacctctatatatagggggataCTGTCATCTGTGCGATCAGATATTCAGATCACCATCTTCGTCTCTGTCTCTCGAGCCTTTCACAAAGCAGAGCAACGCACAAGAAGCACACGCGACTGCGCGACTCGTTGGTGCGCCGGCCAAAGCCTAACCCGCTAGCGATGGCGGCGGCTGAGTGGTGGTGCTGGCCGCTGCCGGCGTGGCTGGGCTCCGGCGCGGCGTGGTTCGTGACCCTCAACCTCGTGGTGGGCGCTATCTTCGCCCTGTCGTCCCGTGCGCAGCCGcagtcgccgtcgccgcgccgcgGCGGGAGCGGGAGCGGGATCACGCGCAGGGCCTCGTCGGCGGTGCTGCACCGCATCCGCTCCTTCAACATCTTCTCCTTCCCGTCCTCGTGCTTCCGCACCGCGGAACCGAGCCCgggcgccaccgccaccgccaccttcCGCGAAGCAGAGGACGCGGCGACGGCGAGGACGAGGTCGCCATCGACGCCGCGTCCACCACAACCACAGGCGGCGATAGAGGAGGAGGACGTGGAAGACGAGAGCTCGATGAGCATGGACGAGGCGTACGCGCTCGTCCTAGCGGGGCGGCAGCGGGCGGCGCcgacggaggaggaggcggccgggtccGAGGTGGACGCCAAGGCGGAGGAGTTCATCCAGGGGTTCAAGGAGGACCTCAGGCAGCAGCGCCTCAAATCCATCTTCAACTACACCCAGATGCTCAAGCGCCGCGTTGCCGCCGGCCGGCCGCCTGCCGCTCCGTGATTGGCTCACGTGATCGTTGAAAGTTCACAGTAATCCAGCTGCGAGCTACTCGGGCTTGAGTCGCTGTCTGGACGTCGCCGCCTTTGATTCACA
It encodes:
- the LOC119297307 gene encoding uncharacterized protein LOC119297307 gives rise to the protein MAAAEWWCWPLPAWLGSGAAWFVTLNLVVGAIFALSSRAQPQSPSPRRGGSGSGITRRASSAVLHRIRSFNIFSFPSSCFRTAEPSPGATATATFREAEDAATARTRSPSTPRPPQPQAAIEEEDVEDESSMSMDEAYALVLAGRQRAAPTEEEAAGSEVDAKAEEFIQGFKEDLRQQRLKSIFNYTQMLKRRVAAGRPPAAP